A window of Clostridium novyi genomic DNA:
ATAAATCTAAAATAATGAATGGTTTAGTAAAAGCGTGTCAGAAAAGACCAGTTTCAAGAGTGCAAATAGATTCTATAGCAGATGAAATAGAAAAAAAGATGAGTAATGATATGCTAACTGAGGTTAAATCAGAGTATATAGGTGAGCTTATAATGGATAAGTTAAAGGAAATTGATGAAGTATCTTATGTTAGATTTGCATCTGTTTATAGACAATTTAAAGATATTAATACTTTTATAGAAGAGATTACAAACTTGATGTCACATAAGAAAATGGGGGTATCTAAAAAAAATTAAGGATGCCTTTGTTTTTTATATTAAATTCAAAACTGTGTACTTAATTTTAAAATTTTTGTACACAGTTTTTATTGTAAAAAAATAATTTAGATTTATTGAAAAGGAATGATTAGTATGAAGAATTTTAATATATTAAATAAAAAAAATTATGAATTTTTAGAATGTAAATCTGATAGTGTAGGAATATACTTTTCAACATCAAAAGACGGTTTAGATTTTAATAAAAATACTACAATTGGTTTGAAAAATTTAAAAAAATTAAAGGAATGGTTTAATATAAAAAATATAGGATATTTAAACCAAGTACATAGTGATGATATATATATATACAATGGATTAAAATATGATGGGGATGCTCTTATTACTAATAAGAGAGGAATTGCTATAGGAGTTTTCACAGCTGATTGTGTTCCAGTATTAATTTATGATAAGAAAAATCTTGTGGTTGCAGCTATTCATAGTGGATGGAAAGGTACATTAAGTTGCATAGTATCTAAAACTATAGATACTATGATTAATAAATACAATAGTAACATCAAAGATTTAGAAGTTTATATAGGACCACATAATATGATGTGTTGTTATGAAGTTAGTGAGGAACTTATACATACTTTTAAAAGTAGTAATATCTATAAAGAAGCAAAAATAAGTAAGGGTAGAAAATTAAGTCTTCAAAGTTGTATAGAGAAGCAGTTAAGGGATAAAGACATTACTAAAAATCAGATTCATTTATTAAATATGTGTACATACTGTTCAAGAGAATATAAATTTCATTCTTATAGAAGAAATAAAGAAGAAAGTGGAAGGATGTTCTCGTTTATATTTATTAAGTAAATTTTAAGAAGATATTATATATGTTGAAAAGCATTAATATTAAAAAAATACATAAGAGAGCTTTAAAATCTAAATAAAGATAATATTAAAAAAATTAATATAACGATATATTTAAAATAGATGGTCATTTGACTATCTATTTTTTATGTAGAAAATATATACATATACATTTAGCAATAGGACAAAATAAAATAAGACATTAATACAATATTAATTTAACGAAAAAATCTATTGGTAGTTTGTACTTATATATATTAACTATATATTTATTAAAAGAATATACTAAAGTAGCAAGGTAAATCTTGACTTTGTTTATTTAGGTGATTAGATATGTTCATGAATATATATAACAATCAATGCATGAATCCATGTTTACAAGCTCCGTCAGGATTTATGGATGTAATTAATAAGGGGGCATACGTTGCAACATTTGCCATTGCATATTTTTTAAATGGTAATCATTTTTCTTTTGATAGTCCAAAGCTTTTATACAATCAATCTTATAGAATTTCAATTCCAGTAGATGCAACTGCAATTATTTTTCTTGCACGTTTTTATCTTACACCAACACAAACTAGAATTATTTGTCGTAAAGAATATTCTACTTCCTTTAGAAAATATATGGAATTAGGAGGAACAATTGCTAATCCTACTTGTACAGAAATAGGTTTAACGAAAATATGTATTTCATACTGTTTTTTTCAACAATAAATACTATAATAAAAGCTAAATACTATATTATTAAAGCTTCCATAATCATGGGAGCTTTTAGTTGTGATTAAATTTTTTTATTAAATATCTTATAAAACAGTTAAAGAACTATTTTGACAAATTTATAATTTAGTTTAAAATTGTCAAAGCTTGACGTAATAATTAAATTAATGATAAGATAATTTAATGAACTGATAAAAGGCAAAGTTTTGTGGAGGTAAAAATGCAAAATGAAATTTCAAAAGTACTAATTGATAGCATTGCTGAAGAAGTAGAAATAGAAGTTGGAGATAGATTAGTAAGCATTAATGGTACTGAAGTTAAGGACATAATAGATTATAAATATTTAATAGTAGATGATTATGTTGTTATAGAAGTAGAAAAAAAATGTGGAGAAGTATGGGAAATAGAAATAGAAAAAGAATTTGGAGAGGACATAGGAATAGAATTTAAAGATCCTATGCTTGATAGGCCTAAAAATTGTCATAATAAATGCATATTTTGTTTTATAGATCAGCTTCCAAAAGGAATGAGAGATACACTTTATTTTAAAGATGATGATTCTAGACTCTCATTTTTACAAGGAAACTTTATTACAATG
This region includes:
- the nrdR gene encoding transcriptional regulator NrdR, with translation MKCPYCGFEESKVVDSRSTEDHKAIRRRRECLKCTKRYTTYEKVEDIPVLVIKRDSSREYFDKSKIMNGLVKACQKRPVSRVQIDSIADEIEKKMSNDMLTEVKSEYIGELIMDKLKEIDEVSYVRFASVYRQFKDINTFIEEITNLMSHKKMGVSKKN
- the pgeF gene encoding peptidoglycan editing factor PgeF, translated to MKNFNILNKKNYEFLECKSDSVGIYFSTSKDGLDFNKNTTIGLKNLKKLKEWFNIKNIGYLNQVHSDDIYIYNGLKYDGDALITNKRGIAIGVFTADCVPVLIYDKKNLVVAAIHSGWKGTLSCIVSKTIDTMINKYNSNIKDLEVYIGPHNMMCCYEVSEELIHTFKSSNIYKEAKISKGRKLSLQSCIEKQLRDKDITKNQIHLLNMCTYCSREYKFHSYRRNKEESGRMFSFIFIK